A genomic region of Rhipicephalus sanguineus isolate Rsan-2018 chromosome 3, BIME_Rsan_1.4, whole genome shotgun sequence contains the following coding sequences:
- the LOC125757748 gene encoding neprilysin-11-like — protein sequence MPSTRVLVRQSPYHYRCSWFHCISCLCSISVLVTILVLAAQSIYVYPSCEDPSCWDFTTSLYRSLNYTASPCDNFYHFVCDGWKSSHGPNEFVFSELQAMVAHAAVNSLLRVGHAPSLRQTAVQKAAVMFKTCVQVFMNRVDNTESLKSFLRSLDLLTPRPETVDVLDVVVGLALDWNVPVFLQMSVEHDTTMDGIQTLYFSRSRHLMGWFLRRSRMDGWALYNYVVACSQIIDYQFNAEVLIFFENYIMSSLGALTETAHVTHTVKIADMENHTPGILSSEWLDVINRHLPEAALQKGSDTIRITDISYLRVVSETILDDRRRRNGHLLLYVAWFVIQFLGPFASLSLVTPSFANVKEARNYIFFRCFEELNLLMPYAFGAPFAVESVPVKARDDVLTMVLVVKNALKDSFLKSKWMDNATRNIAILKLHTMRTIVAYPDMVVNALDEYYAYTPDSSAVFLESRMRAWYVTMRIRKDRLWKPRTFDYDFRLTDVNAFYQPLTNTMIIPAGIINSPFYSAKYPLSVNFGGLGHVIAHEIVHGFDDDSIREPKDGLSRDWWTMDARTQYEQRVRCLKRMYFPLGLNSYDRSAVMSEDIADSVGLAQAQKAYRSLRQKNNAIVSRDAPLMSRFTEDQAFYVMSCFKWCSNRREAGRGYSSDELRCNVPLMNIPDFARAFSCRRNDPMNPAHKCKFW from the coding sequence ATGCCGTCGACCCGGGTTCTGGTTCGTCAGTCTCCCTACCACTACCGCTGCTCATGGTTCCACTGCATATCGTGTCTATGCAGCATCAGCGTCCTCGTCACCATTTTGGTGTTGGCTGCGCAGTCCATTTATGTATACCCGTCGTGCGAGGATCCTTCGTGCTGGGATTTCACGACGAGTCTGTACAGATCGCTCAACTACACTGCGAGTCCGTGCGACAACTTCTACCACTTCGTCTGCGATGGCTGGAAGTCAAGCCACGGTCCCAACGAATTCGTCTTCTCCGAGCTCCAAGCCATGGTGGCGCACGCAGCCGTCAACAGTTTGTTGCGTGTCGGTCATGCGCCTTCGTTGCGCCAGACGGCTGTGCAGAAGGCCGCAGTGATGTTCAAGACTTGCGTTCAAGTGTTCATGAATCGCGTGGACAATACGGAGAGCCTCAAGAGCTTCCTGCGGTCGCTCGATCTGCTCACGCCACGGCCCGAGACGGTTGACGTGCTAGACGTCGTGGTTGGCCTGGCACTCGATTGGAATGTACCCGTCTTCCTTCAGATGTCCGTCGAGCATGACACTACCATGGACGGAATACAGACACTGTACTTCTCTAGGAGTCGCCACCTTATGGGCTGGTTCCTTCGCAGAAGCCGCATGGACGGCTGGGCCTTGTACAACTACGTCGTTGCCTGCTCACAGATAATCGATTATCAGTTCAATGCGGAGGTGCTTATATTCTTCGAAAACTACATCATGTCGTCGCTCGGAGCACTGACCGAAACTGCTCACGTAACGCACACGGTAAAGATCGCTGACATGGAAAATCACACGCCGGGTATCTTGTCCTCCGAATGGCTTGATGTCATCAACAGGCATCTACCTGAAGCTGCTCTTCAGAAGGGTTCGGACACAATCCGCATAACTGACATCTCTTACCTCCGCGTTGTGAGCGAGACCATCCTGGACGACAGGCGCAGGCGTAACGGACACCTTCTACTTTACGTTGCTTGGTTTGTGATTCAGTTCCTCGGACCATTCGCTTCCTTGTCGCTGGTCACGCCGAGCTTCGCGAACGTCAAGGAGGCCAGAAATTACATCTTCTTCCGGTGCTTCGAGGAGCTCAACCTGTTGATGCCGTACGCATTCGGGGCCCCATTCGCCGTGGAGAGCGTTCCAGTCAAGGCTCGTGACGACGTGCTAACCATGGTCCTGGTCGTCAAGAATGCGCTCAAGGATTCTTTCCTCAAAAGCAAGTGGATGGACAACGCGACGCGTAACATCGCCATACTCAAGCTGCACACCATGCGAACCATCGTTGCTTACCCTGACATGGTTGTCAACGCCCTCGATGAGTACTATGCTTACACGCCCGATTCGAGTGCAGTGTTTCTCGAGTCACGCATGCGCGCATGGTACGTGACCATGCGTATCCGGAAGGACAGATTGTGGAAGCCGCGTACGTTTGACTACGACTTCCGGTTGACCGACGTGAACGCCTTCTACCAGCCCTTAACGAACACCATGATTATACCGGCAGGCATCATCAATAGCCCATTTTACAGCGCCAAGTACCCTCTCAGCGTCAACTTCGGCGGCCTGGGTCACGTGATCGCGCACGAGATTGTGCACGGCTTCGACGACGACAGCATCAGGGAACCCAAGGACGGCCTGTCGCGAGACTGGTGGACCATGGACGCTCGCACACAATACGAGCAGCGCGTGCGGTGCCTCAAACGCATGTACTTCCCACTCGGACTGAACTCGTACGACCGCAGCGCCGTCATGTCCGAGGACATCGCAGACTCCGTGGGTCTTGCGCAGGCCCAGAAGGCGTACCGCTCATTGCGCCAGAAGAACAACGCCATCGTCAGCCGCGATGCGCCGCTCATGAGCCGTTTCACCGAAGACCAGGCTTTCTACGTGATGAGTTGCTTCAAGTGGTGCTCGAATCGCAGGGAGGCCGGCCGCGGATATTCGTCGGACGAGTTGAGGTGCAACGTTCCTCTCATGAACATCCCCGATTTTGCCAGGGCGTTCAGCTGCCGCCGAAATGACCCCATGAACCCGGCGCACAAGTGCAAGTTCTGGTGA